From Rattus rattus isolate New Zealand chromosome 17, Rrattus_CSIRO_v1, whole genome shotgun sequence, the proteins below share one genomic window:
- the LOC116886318 gene encoding LOW QUALITY PROTEIN: zinc finger protein 280B-like (The sequence of the model RefSeq protein was modified relative to this genomic sequence to represent the inferred CDS: inserted 2 bases in 2 codons; substituted 1 base at 1 genomic stop codon) gives MEQLYVVDDDESDPEPQPSSQEPIQVLDEDDSEDAELIFVGVENVKEDAELIFVGVTSTSQPANSNILNRITPGSRLKRKHDRLRETTTQRLQPSPPAAPTSEAAIVLPVSPAESRSTDSPIIIEPLSESDYKSNSQVVPSSSSKCCSPLATLSSSESGLARAACSGGGLNESLYVSKCHFSINPQRPERSIEIVEELSSALPPSGPFHTSNAQQRTPSLEAPKSLNLFVNRAPLSGDPVHPRQDSGSVDADFSSLASPETFDPKKGSLTLLLSDFYYGQYKGEGKPEQKTHTTFKCPSCSKALKNVKFMNHTKHHLELERQGSDEAWESHTTCLRCHRLFASAFQLECHIDRVHTAPDPCVVCKICELSFETEQVLLEHMKDNHKPYGEMPYVCQVCKYRSSVRSLGRETHFTKCHVNTKNLLCPFCLKDLQNGDAVNTCHXPGHWEHGGHQCXKCRCSFXPLRRKMEHKTQCHQMFRKPKQLEGLPPETKVVIQVSVKPVEAESVEVASITVSTTDWEPSCPRSQSRLSQKPH, from the exons CAGACCCAGAACCACAGCCGAGCTCCCAAGAACCCATCCAAGTCCTCGATGAGGACGACTCGGAGGACGCAGAGCTGATCTTTGTGGGGGTGGAGAATGTAAAGGAGGACGCCGAGCTCATCTTTGTCGGCGTGACTTCTACCTCACAGCCAGCCAACTCGAACATCTTGAACAGAATCACCCCGGGTTCAcggttaaaaagaaaacatgaccgACTTAGAGagaccactactcaaagactgcAGCCCTCACCTCCGGCCGCCCCCACATCAGAGGCAGCGATTGTCTTGCCGGTGTCTCCAGCGGAGTCAAGATCAACAGACAGTCCTATCATTATCGAGCCTTTGTCCGAGTCTGATTATAAAAGTAATTCACAAGTTGTGCCTAGTAGCTCTTCAAAGTGCTGTTCACCTCTGGCTACGCTCTCCAGCTCAGAGAGTGGCCTAGCAAGGGCAGCGTGCTCAGGAGGAGGTTTGAATGAAAGTCTGTATGTATCGAAGTGCCATTTTTCCATAAACCCACAGAGGCCTGAACGTAGCATCGAGATTGTAGAAGAGCTTTCTTCAGCCTTGCCCCCTTCGGGTCCTTTCCATACCTCGAATGCGCAGCAGAGGACGCCTTCCCTTGAGGCTCCCAAATCACTGAACCTTTTTGTGAACCGGGCGCCTCTGTCAGGGGACCCCGTCCACCCTCGCCAGGACAGTGGGTCGGTGGACGCAGACTTCTCGAGTCTAGCAAGTCCAGAGACTTTTGATCCCAAGAAGGGAAGTTTGACTCTGTTGCTTAGTGACTTTTATTACGGACAGTATAAGGGAGAAGGCAAGCCGGAACAGAAGACCCACACAACCTTTAAATGCCCCAGCTGCTCGAAAGCGCTAAAAAATGTGAAGTTTATGAACCACACCAAACAtcatctggagctggagaggcagGGGAGTGACGAGGCCTGGGAGAGCCACACCACCTGTCTGCGCTGCCACCGGCTGTTTGCGTCCGCGTTCCAGCTGGAGTGCCACATCGACCGTGTGCATACGGCGCCAGACCCTTGTGTGGTCTGCAAAATCTGTGAGTTGTCGTTTGAAACAGAGCAGGTCCTTTTAGAGCACATGAAGGACAACCACAAGCCCTACGGGGAGATGCCCTACGTGTGCCAGGTCTGCAAGTACAGGTCGTCG GTCCGGTCTTTGGGACGGGAGACACATTTTACCAAGTGCCACGTGAACACGAAGAACCTGCTGTGTCCCTTCTGTCTGAAAGATCTTCAAAACGGGGATGCCGTAAATACGTGCC TGCCGGGCCACTGGGAACATGGCGGCCACCAGT TCAAGTGCCGCTGCAGTTTCTAACCTTTAAGGAGAAAAATGGAGCACAAGACCCAGTGCCACCAGATGTTCCGGAAGCCCAAGCAGCTGGAAGGGCTGCCTCCCGAGACGAAGGTGGTGATTCAGGTGTCAGTGAAGCCTGTGGAGGCGGAGTCTGTGGAAGTTGCGTCAATCACTGTGAGCACAACCGACTGGGAGCCATCTTGCCCCAGATCTCAAAGCAGACTTTCACAGAAGCCCCATTAA